Proteins encoded by one window of Lathyrus oleraceus cultivar Zhongwan6 chromosome 1, CAAS_Psat_ZW6_1.0, whole genome shotgun sequence:
- the LOC127091990 gene encoding uncharacterized protein LOC127091990: MYQPSAFTPIKHTKKQSNPKNIDTEINLSDVITDDIPLVVVPGHATPIRKARKSSSRKGNPSKVSSSYSPSMAARNVKILEPSTAVKKPHYMTSLYLDPINVEPNVGASEECLIMPNFMEDVEASKTSNKPRSITTLSKSIMIVADRDDVDKNIRVLISQILGIKPKTGVVLDVSTSLTQPNNTTETPLDKSDVNVSTLSPEKLKDKEESDGMSGDLADKEENSLEKKDQSTNIVNIEDLDYDDVPIGQRLAPGIAKRLKNTKGQAIKSSNTPSKSLKRRTNVDPTKIWSKVVTPVSNKKSLKRKEFPSESSESDHDVEHNIQDIVSIARKQASGKKIPANIPEDPIDKIYFHYMENVEK; the protein is encoded by the coding sequence ATGTATCAACCTTCTGCCTTTACTCCTATAAAGCACACCAAGAAGCAATCGAACCCTAAAAATATTGATACTGAGATAAATCTCTCTGATGTCATTACTGATGACATTCCCCTCGTGGTCGTTCCTGGCCATGCAACACCTATAAGGAAGGCTAGAAAATCTTCTTCGAGAAAAGGAAATCCCTCCAAAGTAAGTAGCTCTTACTCTCCATCCATGGCTGCTAGAAATGTTAAAATTCTTGAACCTTCTACTGCTGTAAAGAAACCTCATTATATGACTAGCCTGTACCTTGATCCCATTAATGTCGAACCTAATGTTGGTGCTTCTGAAGAATGTCTTATTATGCCAAATTTTATGGAAGATGTTGAAGCCTCTAAAACTAGTAATAAACCTAGGTCTATTACTACTTTGAGTAAATCTATCATGATTGTTGCAGACAGAGATGACGTAGATAAGAATATTCGTGTTCTGATCTCTCAAATTTTGGGTATTAAACCCAAGACTGGTGTTGTATTGGATGTCTCCACATCCTTGACCCAACCTAATAACACTACTGAAACCCCTCTGGATAAATCTGATGTCAATGTGTCTACTCTGTCTCCTGAAAAATTGAAAGACAAAGAGGAGTCTGATGGGATGTCTGGTGATCTGGCTGACAAAGAAGAAAACTCTTTAGAGAAAAAGGATCAATCTACTAACATAGTGAATATAGAGGATTTGGACTATGATGATGTTCCCATCGGTCAAAGACTGGCTCCAGGAATAGCTAAAAGGTTGAAGAACACTAAAGGTCAAGCTATTAAATCCTCCAACACACCCTCTAAATCTCTCAAGAGAAGAACAAATGTTGACCCTACAAAAATATGGAGCAAGGTTGTTACTCCTGTTTCTAATAAGAAATCTCTTAAGAGGAAGGAATTTCCTTCTGAGTCTAGTGAATCTGACCATGATGTCGAACATAATATTCAGGACATTGTTTCTATTGCCAGAAAGCAAGCTTCTGGGAAAAAGATTCCAGCAAATATTCCTGAAGATCCAATTGACAAAATTTACTTTCACTATATGGAGAATGTAGAAAAATAG